From the genome of Glycine max cultivar Williams 82 chromosome 2, Glycine_max_v4.0, whole genome shotgun sequence, one region includes:
- the LOC100819776 gene encoding probable pre-mRNA-splicing factor ATP-dependent RNA helicase DEAH2 isoform X3, producing MGTERKRKVSLFDVVDDAAAKMSKSNGGAVAANNLINRWNGKPYSQRYHDILEKRKTLPVWHQKEEFLQALKDNQTLILVGETGSGKTTQIPQFVLEAVDIETTDKRRKMMIACTQPRRVAAMSVSRRVAEEMDVSIGEEVGYSIRFEDCSSARTVLKYLTDGMLLREAMTDPLLERYKVIILDEAHERTLATDVLFGLLKEVLRNRPDLKLVVMSATLEAEKFQGYFSGAPLMKVPGRLHPVEIFYTQDPERDYLEAAIRTVVQIHMCEPSGDILVFLTGEEEIEDACRKINKEISNMGDQVGPVKVVPLYSTLPPAMQQKIFEPAPPPVKEGGPPGRKIVVSTNIAETSLTIDGIVYVIDPGFAKQKVYNPRVRVESLLVSPISKASAHQRSGRAGRTQPGKCFRLYTEKSFNNDLQPQTYPEILRSNLANTVLTLKKLGIDDLVHFDFMDPPAPETLMRALEVLNYLGALDDDGNLTKLGQIMSEFPLDPQMSKMLVVSPEFNCSNEILSVSAMLSDSCSFSVFSQSLEENGVVSPLCIC from the exons ATGGGTACGGAGCGGAAGAGGAAGGTGAGCTTGTTCGACGTAGTGGACGACGCTGCCGCCAAGATGTCCAAATCAAACGGCGGCGCCGTCGCCGCCAACAACCTCATTAACCGGTGGAACGGGAAGCCTTATTCGCAGAGGTACCACGACATTTTGGAGAAGAGGAAAACCCTACCGGTGTGGCACCAGAAGGAGGAGTTCTTGCAGGCTTTGAAGGATAACCAGACTCTCATTCTCGTTGGCGAAACCGGTAGCGGCAAAACCACTCAG ATTCCTCAGTTTGTTTTGGAAGCTGTGGATATAGAAACCACTGATAAACGTAGGAAGATGATGATTGCGTGTACTCAGCCTCGTAGAGTGGCTGCAATGTCTGTTTCCAGGCGTGTGGCTGAGGAGATGGATGTGAGTATTGGAGAAGAGGTTGGCTACAGCATCAGATTTGAGGATTGCAGTAGTGCCAGGACAGTTTTGAA GTATCTCACTGATGGTATGCTTTTGAGAGAGGCAATGACGGATCCGCTATTGGAGCGATACAAAGTAATTATTCTGGATGAAGCACATGAGAGGACTTTGGCTACTGATGTGCTATTTGGCCTTCTTAAGGAAGTGCTTAGAAATAGACCTGACTTGAAGTTAGTTGTTATGAGTGCGACACTTGAAGCTGAGAAGTTCCAGGGATATTTTAGCGGGGCCCCTCTTATGAAGGTTCCTGGAAGACTACATCCGGTGGAAATTTTCTATACCCAGGATCCAGAAAGGGATTACTTGGAGGCTGCTATTAGGACAGTTGTGCAGATACACATGTGTGAACCTTCTGGAGATATACTTGTTTTTCTCACTGGAGAGGAAGAGATTGAGGATGCATGCCgcaaaataaacaaagaaatttCCAATATGGGAGACCAGGTGGGCCCTGTGAAAGTGGTGCCCTTGTATTCTACTCTTCCTCCTGCAATGCAGCAGAAGATTTTTGAGCCAGCTCCACCTCCAGTTAAGGAGGGAGGGCCTCCTGGAAGGAAGATTGTGGTATCAACAAACATAGCAGAAACGTCCTTGACAATTGATGGTATAGTCTATGTTATTGACCCTGGATTTGCTAAGCAGAAGGTTTATAACCCTCGAGTCCGTGTTGAGTCTTTGTTGGTGTCTCCAATATCAAAGGCTAGTGCACACCAGAGATCTGGACGTGCTGGAAGAACTCAACCAGGGAAATGTTTTAGACTCTATACTGAAAAAAGTTTCAATAACGATCTTCAGCCGCAGACCTATCCTGAAATTTTGAGATCTAATCTTGCCAACACTGTTCTTACCTTAAAGAAACTTGGTATAGATGACTTAGTGCATTTTGATTTCATGGACCCTCCTGCCCCGGAGACCTTAATGCGTGCATTGGAAGTGTTGAATTACTTGGGTGCACTGGATGACGATGGTAACTTAACAAAGCTGGGCCAGATTATGAGTGAATTTCCACTGGACCCTCAGATGTCAAAGATGCTCGTTGTTAGTCCTGAATTCAACTGTTCAAATGAGATTCTTTCCGTTTCTGCCATGCTATCAG ATAGTTGCAGTTTCTCAGTATTCTCTCAATCTCTTGAAGAAAATGGTGTGGTCTCGCCTCTATGCATCTGCTGA
- the LOC100777014 gene encoding probable glycerol-3-phosphate acyltransferase 3, with product MAKLFRAFFFKSLFFFWYRFLFRQLRNLVRFHRTISNSFSGATTQFNKYLKFPSLIHRSDLNDHTLIFDVENALLKSSSLFPYFMLVAFEAGGLIRAIVLVLLYPFVCVLGKEMGLKIMVMACFFGIKASSFRVGRSVLPKFFLEDVGAEMFEALKKGGKTVGVTNLPHVMVESFLREYLDIDFVVGRELKVFCGYYVGLMDDTKTMHALELVKEGKGCSDMIGITRFRNIRDHDDFFSHCKEVYVVSEADKRSWQKLARERYPRALIFHDGRLALRPTPKESIAMFMWLPYAIILAVIRISLALSLPFTISTPFLVFSGIRLTTTASSAPTGSHNIKQNKGNVGNLYVCNHRTLLDPLYISFSLQNNLTAVTYSLSRMSEILAPIKTVRLTRKRDEDAEMMKRLLGQGDLVVCPEGTTCREPYLLRFSPLFSEMCDEIVPVAVDTHVSMFHGTTAGGLKCLDPFFFLMNPAPVYTVRLLNHVFTNSQLLSSHTSNLYQEAHNSRFQVANRVQTQIGTALAFECTKLTRKDKYLMLAGNEGIVNSNTKCISKSNS from the exons ATGGCTAAATTGTTCAGAGCGTTTTTCTTCaagtctcttttcttcttttggtaCCGTTTTCTCTTTAGGCAACTCAGGAACCTCGTCCGTTTCCACAGAACCATTAGCAATTCTTTTTCGGGTGCAACAACACAGTTTAACAAATACCTGAAATTCCCCTCTCTAATCCACCGATCAGACCTCAACGATCACACGTTGATCTTTGATGTCGAAAACGCGTTGTTGAAATCCTCTTCTTTGTTCCCATATTTCATGCTCGTGGCCTTTGAGGCAGGGGGGCTTATAAGAGCCATAGTTTTGGTTCTTCTATACCCTTTTGTTTGTGTGCTGGGAAAAGAGATGGGCTTGAAGATAATGGTCATGGCATGCTTCTTTGGGATCAAAGCTTCGAGCTTCAGAGTTGGAAGGTCCGTTCTGCCGAAATTCTTCTTGGAGGACGTTGGTGCAGAAATGTTTGAGGCTCTCAAAAAAGGAGGGAAGACAGTGGGAGTCACCAATCTACCCCATGTGATGGTGGAAAGCTTCTTGAGAGAGTATTTGGACATTGATTTCGTTGTGGGCAGGGAGCTGAAAGTTTTCTGTGGATACTACGTAGGATTGATGGATGACACAAAAACTATGCATGCCTTGGAGCTGGTTAAAGAAGGAAAAGGATGCTCCGACATGATCGGAATCACAAGGTTTCGCAACATACGCGACCATGATGATTTTTTCTCTCATTGCAAG GAAGTGTACGTGGTGTCAGAAGCAGACAAGAGGAGCTGGCAAAAGCTAGCAAGGGAGAGATACCCCAGAGCCCTTATATTTCACGATGGAAGATTGGCCCTAAGACCCACTCCAAAGGAGTCCATAGCGATGTTCATGTGGCTACCGTATGCAATAATCCTCGCTGTTATTCGCATTTCCCTCGCTCTCTCACTCCCATTTACCATCTCAACCCCCTTTTTGGTCTTTAGTGGGATACGTCTCACGACCACAGCATCATCAGCGCCCACAGGCTCCCACAACATTAAACAGAACAAGGGGAATGTCGGTAATCTCTACGTGTGTAACCACAGAACATTATTAGACCCGCTCTACATCTCATTCTCGCTACAAAACAACTTAACCGCCGTGACCTACAGTTTGAGTAGGATGTCCGAGATCCTGGCCCCAATAAAAACGGTGCGGTTAACCAGAAAGCGCGACGAGGATGCCGAAATGATGAAGAGGTTGCTGGGGCAAGGGGACCTAGTTGTGTGTCCGGAGGGGACCACATGTAGAGAACCGTATTTATTGAGGTTCAGCCCTCTTTTCTCAGAGATGTGCGATGAGATTGTACCCGTTGCAGTTGACACCCACGTTAGTATGTTCCACGGAACCACTGCTGGTGGACTTAAGTGCTTGGACCCGTTCTTCTTCCTCATGAACCCCGCTCCAGTTTACACTGTTCGGCTTCTCAACCATGTCTTCACTAATTCACAATTACTATCATCTCACACCAGTAACCTTTACCAAGAGGCTCATAATTCGAGGTTTCAAGTGGCTAATAGGGTCCAAACACAGATTGGAACCGCGTTGGCGTTTGAGTGCACTAAACTCACACGAAAGGACAAGTACTTGATGTTAGCTGGTaatgaaggcattgttaatTCCAACACCAAATGCATAAGCAAGTCCAACTCTTAG
- the LOC100819776 gene encoding probable pre-mRNA-splicing factor ATP-dependent RNA helicase DEAH2 isoform X4 — MGTERKRKVSLFDVVDDAAAKMSKSNGGAVAANNLINRWNGKPYSQRYHDILEKRKTLPVWHQKEEFLQALKDNQTLILVGETGSGKTTQIPQFVLEAVDIETTDKRRKMMIACTQPRRVAAMSVSRRVAEEMDVSIGEEVGYSIRFEDCSSARTVLKYLTDGMLLREAMTDPLLERYKVIILDEAHERTLATDVLFGLLKEVLRNRPDLKLVVMSATLEAEKFQGYFSGAPLMKVPGRLHPVEIFYTQDPERDYLEAAIRTVVQIHMCEPSGDILVFLTGEEEIEDACRKINKEISNMGDQVGPVKVVPLYSTLPPAMQQKIFEPAPPPVKEGGPPGRKIVVSTNIAETSLTIDGIVYVIDPGFAKQKVYNPRVRVESLLVSPISKASAHQRSGRAGRTQPGKCFRLYTEKSFNNDLQPQTYPEILRSNLANTVLTLKKLGIDDLVHFDFMDPPAPETLMRALEVLNYLGALDDDGNLTKLGQIMSEFPLDPQMSKMLVVSPEFNCSNEILSVSAMLSENGVVSPLCIC, encoded by the exons ATGGGTACGGAGCGGAAGAGGAAGGTGAGCTTGTTCGACGTAGTGGACGACGCTGCCGCCAAGATGTCCAAATCAAACGGCGGCGCCGTCGCCGCCAACAACCTCATTAACCGGTGGAACGGGAAGCCTTATTCGCAGAGGTACCACGACATTTTGGAGAAGAGGAAAACCCTACCGGTGTGGCACCAGAAGGAGGAGTTCTTGCAGGCTTTGAAGGATAACCAGACTCTCATTCTCGTTGGCGAAACCGGTAGCGGCAAAACCACTCAG ATTCCTCAGTTTGTTTTGGAAGCTGTGGATATAGAAACCACTGATAAACGTAGGAAGATGATGATTGCGTGTACTCAGCCTCGTAGAGTGGCTGCAATGTCTGTTTCCAGGCGTGTGGCTGAGGAGATGGATGTGAGTATTGGAGAAGAGGTTGGCTACAGCATCAGATTTGAGGATTGCAGTAGTGCCAGGACAGTTTTGAA GTATCTCACTGATGGTATGCTTTTGAGAGAGGCAATGACGGATCCGCTATTGGAGCGATACAAAGTAATTATTCTGGATGAAGCACATGAGAGGACTTTGGCTACTGATGTGCTATTTGGCCTTCTTAAGGAAGTGCTTAGAAATAGACCTGACTTGAAGTTAGTTGTTATGAGTGCGACACTTGAAGCTGAGAAGTTCCAGGGATATTTTAGCGGGGCCCCTCTTATGAAGGTTCCTGGAAGACTACATCCGGTGGAAATTTTCTATACCCAGGATCCAGAAAGGGATTACTTGGAGGCTGCTATTAGGACAGTTGTGCAGATACACATGTGTGAACCTTCTGGAGATATACTTGTTTTTCTCACTGGAGAGGAAGAGATTGAGGATGCATGCCgcaaaataaacaaagaaatttCCAATATGGGAGACCAGGTGGGCCCTGTGAAAGTGGTGCCCTTGTATTCTACTCTTCCTCCTGCAATGCAGCAGAAGATTTTTGAGCCAGCTCCACCTCCAGTTAAGGAGGGAGGGCCTCCTGGAAGGAAGATTGTGGTATCAACAAACATAGCAGAAACGTCCTTGACAATTGATGGTATAGTCTATGTTATTGACCCTGGATTTGCTAAGCAGAAGGTTTATAACCCTCGAGTCCGTGTTGAGTCTTTGTTGGTGTCTCCAATATCAAAGGCTAGTGCACACCAGAGATCTGGACGTGCTGGAAGAACTCAACCAGGGAAATGTTTTAGACTCTATACTGAAAAAAGTTTCAATAACGATCTTCAGCCGCAGACCTATCCTGAAATTTTGAGATCTAATCTTGCCAACACTGTTCTTACCTTAAAGAAACTTGGTATAGATGACTTAGTGCATTTTGATTTCATGGACCCTCCTGCCCCGGAGACCTTAATGCGTGCATTGGAAGTGTTGAATTACTTGGGTGCACTGGATGACGATGGTAACTTAACAAAGCTGGGCCAGATTATGAGTGAATTTCCACTGGACCCTCAGATGTCAAAGATGCTCGTTGTTAGTCCTGAATTCAACTGTTCAAATGAGATTCTTTCCGTTTCTGCCATGCTATCAG AAAATGGTGTGGTCTCGCCTCTATGCATCTGCTGA
- the LOC100819776 gene encoding probable pre-mRNA-splicing factor ATP-dependent RNA helicase DEAH2 isoform X1: MGTERKRKVSLFDVVDDAAAKMSKSNGGAVAANNLINRWNGKPYSQRYHDILEKRKTLPVWHQKEEFLQALKDNQTLILVGETGSGKTTQIPQFVLEAVDIETTDKRRKMMIACTQPRRVAAMSVSRRVAEEMDVSIGEEVGYSIRFEDCSSARTVLKYLTDGMLLREAMTDPLLERYKVIILDEAHERTLATDVLFGLLKEVLRNRPDLKLVVMSATLEAEKFQGYFSGAPLMKVPGRLHPVEIFYTQDPERDYLEAAIRTVVQIHMCEPSGDILVFLTGEEEIEDACRKINKEISNMGDQVGPVKVVPLYSTLPPAMQQKIFEPAPPPVKEGGPPGRKIVVSTNIAETSLTIDGIVYVIDPGFAKQKVYNPRVRVESLLVSPISKASAHQRSGRAGRTQPGKCFRLYTEKSFNNDLQPQTYPEILRSNLANTVLTLKKLGIDDLVHFDFMDPPAPETLMRALEVLNYLGALDDDGNLTKLGQIMSEFPLDPQMSKMLVVSPEFNCSNEILSVSAMLSVPNCFVRPREAQKAADEAKARFGHIDGDHLTLLNVYHAYKQNNEDPSWCYDNFVNHRALKSADNVRQQLVRIMARFNLKLCSTDFNSRDYYVNIRKAMLAGYFMQVAHLERTGHYLTVKDNQVVHLHPSNCLDHKPEWVIYNEYVLTSRNFIRTVTDIRGEWLVDVAPHYYDLSNFPQCEAKRVLERLYKKREKEKEEARSRK; this comes from the exons ATGGGTACGGAGCGGAAGAGGAAGGTGAGCTTGTTCGACGTAGTGGACGACGCTGCCGCCAAGATGTCCAAATCAAACGGCGGCGCCGTCGCCGCCAACAACCTCATTAACCGGTGGAACGGGAAGCCTTATTCGCAGAGGTACCACGACATTTTGGAGAAGAGGAAAACCCTACCGGTGTGGCACCAGAAGGAGGAGTTCTTGCAGGCTTTGAAGGATAACCAGACTCTCATTCTCGTTGGCGAAACCGGTAGCGGCAAAACCACTCAG ATTCCTCAGTTTGTTTTGGAAGCTGTGGATATAGAAACCACTGATAAACGTAGGAAGATGATGATTGCGTGTACTCAGCCTCGTAGAGTGGCTGCAATGTCTGTTTCCAGGCGTGTGGCTGAGGAGATGGATGTGAGTATTGGAGAAGAGGTTGGCTACAGCATCAGATTTGAGGATTGCAGTAGTGCCAGGACAGTTTTGAA GTATCTCACTGATGGTATGCTTTTGAGAGAGGCAATGACGGATCCGCTATTGGAGCGATACAAAGTAATTATTCTGGATGAAGCACATGAGAGGACTTTGGCTACTGATGTGCTATTTGGCCTTCTTAAGGAAGTGCTTAGAAATAGACCTGACTTGAAGTTAGTTGTTATGAGTGCGACACTTGAAGCTGAGAAGTTCCAGGGATATTTTAGCGGGGCCCCTCTTATGAAGGTTCCTGGAAGACTACATCCGGTGGAAATTTTCTATACCCAGGATCCAGAAAGGGATTACTTGGAGGCTGCTATTAGGACAGTTGTGCAGATACACATGTGTGAACCTTCTGGAGATATACTTGTTTTTCTCACTGGAGAGGAAGAGATTGAGGATGCATGCCgcaaaataaacaaagaaatttCCAATATGGGAGACCAGGTGGGCCCTGTGAAAGTGGTGCCCTTGTATTCTACTCTTCCTCCTGCAATGCAGCAGAAGATTTTTGAGCCAGCTCCACCTCCAGTTAAGGAGGGAGGGCCTCCTGGAAGGAAGATTGTGGTATCAACAAACATAGCAGAAACGTCCTTGACAATTGATGGTATAGTCTATGTTATTGACCCTGGATTTGCTAAGCAGAAGGTTTATAACCCTCGAGTCCGTGTTGAGTCTTTGTTGGTGTCTCCAATATCAAAGGCTAGTGCACACCAGAGATCTGGACGTGCTGGAAGAACTCAACCAGGGAAATGTTTTAGACTCTATACTGAAAAAAGTTTCAATAACGATCTTCAGCCGCAGACCTATCCTGAAATTTTGAGATCTAATCTTGCCAACACTGTTCTTACCTTAAAGAAACTTGGTATAGATGACTTAGTGCATTTTGATTTCATGGACCCTCCTGCCCCGGAGACCTTAATGCGTGCATTGGAAGTGTTGAATTACTTGGGTGCACTGGATGACGATGGTAACTTAACAAAGCTGGGCCAGATTATGAGTGAATTTCCACTGGACCCTCAGATGTCAAAGATGCTCGTTGTTAGTCCTGAATTCAACTGTTCAAATGAGATTCTTTCCGTTTCTGCCATGCTATCAG tACCCAATTGCTTTGTCCGGCCTAGGGAGGCACAAAAAGCTGCGGATGAAGCAAAAGCTAGGTTTGGACACATTGATGGGGATCATCTCACGCTCTTGAATGTATACCATGCCTACAAGCAAAATA ATGAGGATCCTTCTTGGTGTTATGATAACTTCGTTAATCATAGGGCATTGAAATCAGCAGACAATGTTAGACAACAACTTGTGCGAATCATGGCTCGGTTTAACCTGAAGTTATGCAGCACTGATTTCAATAGCCGGGACTACTATGTCAACATTAGAAAGGCAATGCTAGCAGGGTATTTTATGCAGGTGGCCCATCTGGAGCGGACAGGACATTACTTGACAGTGAAAGACAACCAG GTGGTGCACTTGCATCCATCAAATTGCCTGGACCACAAGCCGGAGTGGGTAATATATAATGAATATGTTCTTACTAGTCGGAATTTTATTCGAACTGTGACAGATATACGTGGAGAATG GTTAGTGGATGTAGCCCCACATTACTATGATTTGTCGAATTTTCCACAATGTGAAGCTAAGCGTGTTCTTGAGAGGCTTTACAAGAAGCGAgagaaggaaaaggaggaaGCCAGGAGTCGTAAATGA
- the LOC100791238 gene encoding uncharacterized protein: MGHSIPREKDVEFDLESGGNSSEDDVGNDLYVSDRESKGAFGLAWNGILNVDGSDKGKSGIESCSNSAKSGDFGVMDENNLELFVDKGFVQHQLSHVNVNHAKQKTKPFIPKKPPKPPLPPRGPSLDAVDQKFVKELEELALRKRARVKKMKAVRKMKASKSSSSSTYTSLSAMVITVFFFLVIILHGIKSANSAAVGLMASPEAAIAGDEGLISIQYPMNFNRNEGDAPGSHYPFRQER, encoded by the exons ATGGGCCATTCTATTCCAAGAGAGAAAGACGTTGAATTTGACCTTGAAAGTGGTGGGAACTCTAGCGAAGACGATGTAGGGAACGATCTTTATGTTAGTGATAGAGAATCAAAGGGTGCTTTTGGTTTGGCGTGGAATGGGATTCTGAATGTTGATGGATCAGATAAGGGTAAAAGTGGGATTGAGTCATGTAGCAATTCAGCAAAATCTGGTGATTTTGGGGTTatggatgaaaataatttagaattgTTTGTGGACAAGGGTTTTGTCCAACATCAATTGTCCCATGTAAATGTTAATCATGCAAAACAGAAGACTAAGCCCTTTATCCCCAAAAAGCCCCCAAAGCCACCCCTTCCTCCCAGAGGCCCATCACTGGATGCTGTTGATCAGAAGTTTGTGAAGGAACTTGAGGAGCTTGCCTTGCGGAAGCGTGCGAGGGTTAAGAAAATGAAAGCGGTGAGAAAGATGAAAGCTAGCAAGTCATCGTCATCATCAACATATACAAGTCTTTCTGCCATGGTCATCactgttttcttcttccttgtCATAATACTTCACG GAATCAAATCTGCAAATAGTGCCGCTGTTGGGTTAATGGCTTCCCCTGAGGCAGCAATTGCAGGAGATGAGGGTCTGATTTCGATTCAGTATCCCATGAACTTCAACAGAAATGAAGGAGATGCACCTGGCTCTCACTATCCAT TTCGGCAGGAAAGATGA
- the LOC100819776 gene encoding probable pre-mRNA-splicing factor ATP-dependent RNA helicase DEAH2 isoform X2, whose translation MGTERKRKVSLFDVVDDAAAKMSKSNGGAVAANNLINRWNGKPYSQRYHDILEKRKTLPVWHQKEEFLQALKDNQTLILVGETGSGKTTQIPQFVLEAVDIETTDKRRKMMIACTQPRRVAAMSVSRRVAEEMDVSIGEEVGYSIRFEDCSSARTVLKYLTDGMLLREAMTDPLLERYKVIILDEAHERTLATDVLFGLLKEVLRNRPDLKLVVMSATLEAEKFQGYFSGAPLMKVPGRLHPVEIFYTQDPERDYLEAAIRTVVQIHMCEPSGDILVFLTGEEEIEDACRKINKEISNMGDQVGPVKVVPLYSTLPPAMQQKIFEPAPPPVKEGGPPGRKIVVSTNIAETSLTIDGIVYVIDPGFAKQKVYNPRVRVESLLVSPISKASAHQRSGRAGRTQPGKCFRLYTEKSFNNDLQPQTYPEILRSNLANTVLTLKKLGIDDLVHFDFMDPPAPETLMRALEVLNYLGALDDDGNLTKLGQIMSEFPLDPQMSKMLVVSPEFNCSNEILSVSAMLSVPNCFVRPREAQKAADEAKARFGHIDGDHLTLLNVYHAYKQNNEDPSWCYDNFVNHRALKSADNVRQQLVRIMARFNLKLCSTDFNSRDYYVNIRKAMLAGYFMQVAHLERTGHYLTVKDNQVVHLHPSNCLDHKPEWVSGCSPTLL comes from the exons ATGGGTACGGAGCGGAAGAGGAAGGTGAGCTTGTTCGACGTAGTGGACGACGCTGCCGCCAAGATGTCCAAATCAAACGGCGGCGCCGTCGCCGCCAACAACCTCATTAACCGGTGGAACGGGAAGCCTTATTCGCAGAGGTACCACGACATTTTGGAGAAGAGGAAAACCCTACCGGTGTGGCACCAGAAGGAGGAGTTCTTGCAGGCTTTGAAGGATAACCAGACTCTCATTCTCGTTGGCGAAACCGGTAGCGGCAAAACCACTCAG ATTCCTCAGTTTGTTTTGGAAGCTGTGGATATAGAAACCACTGATAAACGTAGGAAGATGATGATTGCGTGTACTCAGCCTCGTAGAGTGGCTGCAATGTCTGTTTCCAGGCGTGTGGCTGAGGAGATGGATGTGAGTATTGGAGAAGAGGTTGGCTACAGCATCAGATTTGAGGATTGCAGTAGTGCCAGGACAGTTTTGAA GTATCTCACTGATGGTATGCTTTTGAGAGAGGCAATGACGGATCCGCTATTGGAGCGATACAAAGTAATTATTCTGGATGAAGCACATGAGAGGACTTTGGCTACTGATGTGCTATTTGGCCTTCTTAAGGAAGTGCTTAGAAATAGACCTGACTTGAAGTTAGTTGTTATGAGTGCGACACTTGAAGCTGAGAAGTTCCAGGGATATTTTAGCGGGGCCCCTCTTATGAAGGTTCCTGGAAGACTACATCCGGTGGAAATTTTCTATACCCAGGATCCAGAAAGGGATTACTTGGAGGCTGCTATTAGGACAGTTGTGCAGATACACATGTGTGAACCTTCTGGAGATATACTTGTTTTTCTCACTGGAGAGGAAGAGATTGAGGATGCATGCCgcaaaataaacaaagaaatttCCAATATGGGAGACCAGGTGGGCCCTGTGAAAGTGGTGCCCTTGTATTCTACTCTTCCTCCTGCAATGCAGCAGAAGATTTTTGAGCCAGCTCCACCTCCAGTTAAGGAGGGAGGGCCTCCTGGAAGGAAGATTGTGGTATCAACAAACATAGCAGAAACGTCCTTGACAATTGATGGTATAGTCTATGTTATTGACCCTGGATTTGCTAAGCAGAAGGTTTATAACCCTCGAGTCCGTGTTGAGTCTTTGTTGGTGTCTCCAATATCAAAGGCTAGTGCACACCAGAGATCTGGACGTGCTGGAAGAACTCAACCAGGGAAATGTTTTAGACTCTATACTGAAAAAAGTTTCAATAACGATCTTCAGCCGCAGACCTATCCTGAAATTTTGAGATCTAATCTTGCCAACACTGTTCTTACCTTAAAGAAACTTGGTATAGATGACTTAGTGCATTTTGATTTCATGGACCCTCCTGCCCCGGAGACCTTAATGCGTGCATTGGAAGTGTTGAATTACTTGGGTGCACTGGATGACGATGGTAACTTAACAAAGCTGGGCCAGATTATGAGTGAATTTCCACTGGACCCTCAGATGTCAAAGATGCTCGTTGTTAGTCCTGAATTCAACTGTTCAAATGAGATTCTTTCCGTTTCTGCCATGCTATCAG tACCCAATTGCTTTGTCCGGCCTAGGGAGGCACAAAAAGCTGCGGATGAAGCAAAAGCTAGGTTTGGACACATTGATGGGGATCATCTCACGCTCTTGAATGTATACCATGCCTACAAGCAAAATA ATGAGGATCCTTCTTGGTGTTATGATAACTTCGTTAATCATAGGGCATTGAAATCAGCAGACAATGTTAGACAACAACTTGTGCGAATCATGGCTCGGTTTAACCTGAAGTTATGCAGCACTGATTTCAATAGCCGGGACTACTATGTCAACATTAGAAAGGCAATGCTAGCAGGGTATTTTATGCAGGTGGCCCATCTGGAGCGGACAGGACATTACTTGACAGTGAAAGACAACCAG GTGGTGCACTTGCATCCATCAAATTGCCTGGACCACAAGCCGGAGTGG GTTAGTGGATGTAGCCCCACATTACTATGA